The following proteins come from a genomic window of Nitrospinaceae bacterium:
- a CDS encoding sulfite exporter TauE/SafE family protein, translating into MSPTEIALLSAAAFCTSALTAVVGAGGGTALIAIMLQIMVPAAAIPVHGTVQLASNTTRVWLLWKHVAWPIIFRFAALMPLGVWLGLELFQGLPTEAIQILIGSFVLISLGTRQLRNLKDKDLPL; encoded by the coding sequence ATGTCGCCCACCGAAATAGCGCTCCTCTCCGCCGCCGCGTTCTGCACATCGGCCCTAACTGCGGTCGTTGGCGCAGGAGGCGGCACAGCGCTAATTGCGATTATGTTGCAAATCATGGTGCCTGCGGCCGCTATTCCCGTACACGGCACAGTCCAGCTTGCCTCCAATACGACGCGGGTATGGTTGCTCTGGAAACATGTGGCATGGCCCATCATTTTTCGTTTTGCCGCTCTAATGCCTTTGGGCGTGTGGCTCGGACTTGAGCTTTTTCAGGGGCTGCCGACAGAGGCAATTCAAATCCTGATTGGTAGCTTCGTGCTAATTTCACTTGGAACACGTCAGCTCAGAAACCTCAAAGACAAAGACCTACCCTTATAG